One stretch of bacterium DNA includes these proteins:
- the rsxE gene encoding electron transport complex subunit RsxE, translating to MLKIFLNGVFNENPIFRLALALCPSLAVSNTAFNGLGMGLCVLFVITSSNVIVSLARNVIHHKIRVPAYLTIIAVLVTLVESFLHAYLPALYASLGMFIALIVVFAIILARAEVFASKNPVGKSFLDGLGMGTGFAMAMVVLGVIREILGSGSIFGYDVMGPNFKPVLMMLFSPGAFLLVGLLMGFFNWYERRFTLQCKK from the coding sequence AAGATATTTTTAAATGGTGTATTTAATGAAAATCCTATATTTAGATTAGCCTTAGCCTTATGCCCTTCTTTAGCCGTGTCTAATACGGCATTTAATGGATTGGGAATGGGTTTATGTGTTTTATTTGTGATTACTTCGTCAAATGTTATTGTCTCATTAGCCCGAAATGTTATTCACCATAAAATTAGAGTGCCGGCATATTTAACGATAATTGCTGTTCTGGTAACTTTAGTTGAATCTTTCCTTCATGCCTATCTGCCGGCATTATATGCTTCCTTAGGTATGTTTATTGCCTTAATTGTTGTCTTTGCTATTATTTTAGCCCGAGCGGAGGTATTTGCCTCTAAAAATCCGGTTGGAAAATCATTTCTGGATGGTCTGGGGATGGGAACAGGTTTTGCCATGGCAATGGTCGTGCTGGGAGTTATTCGTGAAATTCTTGGTTCAGGGTCTATCTTTGGATATGATGTTATGGGACCTAACTTTAAACCAGTATTAATGATGCTTTTCTCTCCCGGGGCATTTTTATTGGTAGGGTTATTAATGGGATTTTTTAATTGGTATGAGCGAAGATTTACTCTACAGTGTAAAAAATAA
- a CDS encoding RnfABCDGE type electron transport complex subunit A — protein sequence MQELLTIFISTALINNFVLTKFLGLCIFFGVSKRMDLSISMGAAVVFVMVLSSVLGWGIYNFILVPFGIEFLRIVVFIVVIGSCVQMVEMVIKKYLPTHYKMWGIYLLLIATNCIVLSIPLINVENNFNLIQSVVNAFGSGVGFAFALILMSSIREKLELAPLPKSLQGFGIAFIVAGLLCLAFMGFNGMVKPLSGGL from the coding sequence ATCCAGGAACTACTGACAATTTTTATCAGCACGGCTTTAATCAATAATTTTGTTCTGACGAAATTTTTGGGGCTGTGTATATTTTTTGGCGTCTCGAAAAGGATGGATTTGTCTATTTCTATGGGTGCGGCGGTAGTTTTTGTCATGGTCTTAAGCTCTGTGCTTGGCTGGGGAATATATAATTTTATCTTAGTGCCTTTTGGTATTGAATTTTTGCGGATTGTAGTTTTTATCGTCGTTATCGGCTCCTGTGTTCAGATGGTCGAAATGGTGATTAAAAAATATCTGCCAACTCATTATAAAATGTGGGGAATTTATCTATTATTAATTGCCACCAATTGTATTGTCTTATCTATTCCCTTGATAAATGTAGAAAATAATTTTAATTTGATACAAAGCGTTGTCAACGCCTTTGGTTCTGGGGTAGGATTTGCCTTTGCTTTAATTTTGATGTCAAGCATTAGAGAAAAGTTAGAATTAGCCCCACTACCTAAATCTTTACAAGGTTTTGGAATTGCCTTTATTGTTGCCGGGCTGTTATGTTTAGCCTTTATGGGATTTAATGGCATGGTTAAGCCTTTATCCGGAGGATTATAA
- the rnfB gene encoding RnfABCDGE type electron transport complex subunit B → MDAQLIINIILTLSSLGFIFGLVLAYAELKFGIEVDVRVYEVEEVLPKGQCGACGFPGCAAYAEAVVVEADVPPNLCIPGKTEVAKLVAKITGKEMKEIEGVKAHILCHGTPDKVFVYDGIIDCEAANLLLGGDKACQYACLGLGSCVRVCKFNAITLSKTKLPVINPDFCTGCGQCVSICPKGIIELIPEKAKVKIRCRSHDKGPVVKKICSVGCIGCGICVKECPYEAIKLENFLAVIDHTKCFACTDYKCLPKCPTRSIVSLSQI, encoded by the coding sequence ATGGATGCCCAACTTATCATCAATATAATTTTAACCCTTAGTAGTTTGGGATTTATTTTTGGATTAGTTCTGGCTTATGCTGAACTTAAATTTGGAATAGAAGTTGATGTGCGGGTTTATGAGGTGGAAGAGGTGTTACCCAAAGGCCAATGCGGCGCCTGTGGTTTTCCTGGTTGTGCCGCTTATGCCGAGGCAGTCGTAGTTGAAGCGGATGTTCCACCTAATCTTTGTATTCCAGGAAAAACAGAAGTAGCAAAATTAGTGGCTAAAATTACCGGTAAAGAGATGAAAGAGATTGAAGGAGTAAAGGCACATATCCTTTGCCATGGCACACCCGATAAAGTATTTGTTTATGATGGGATAATTGATTGCGAAGCCGCTAATTTATTACTTGGCGGAGATAAAGCCTGCCAATATGCCTGTTTAGGACTGGGTAGTTGTGTTCGGGTATGCAAATTTAACGCCATTACTCTCTCCAAAACAAAATTACCCGTGATTAATCCTGATTTTTGCACTGGTTGTGGGCAATGTGTTTCTATTTGCCCTAAAGGTATAATCGAATTGATTCCAGAAAAGGCAAAAGTAAAGATTAGATGTCGCTCACATGATAAAGGACCTGTAGTCAAAAAAATTTGTAGTGTTGGTTGTATTGGTTGTGGAATTTGTGTGAAAGAATGCCCTTATGAGGCGATTAAATTAGAAAACTTCTTAGCCGTAATTGACCACACTAAATGTTTTGCCTGTACAGATTATAAATGCCTGCCTAAATGTCCAACTCGTTCAATCGTTTCACTTTCACAAATCTAA
- a CDS encoding radical SAM protein: MVYINNMKVFLINPPAANGVKVVREGRCMQRQGAWTSTWSPITLAICASVLEKENIQVRLIDCIIKNIDSNSLKTQIADFKPDLIILNTSTPSIKSDLEVAKLAKTVVPSVKIAALGIHVSILPEECLMRFSDLDYCIRREPEFIVRDLSLALRDSREIKDILGLSYRLNGKIIHTPDREFISNLDELPFPAWHLIDPQDYRMPFKDEPFLLVATSRGCPYKCTFCADKAFYGTKLRLKSPQRIVDELEWIKQRFDIGEFLFWSESFTINNKFVMEVCEEIISRGLKVSWVCNSRVDNVNLTLLRKIKEAGCWMIGYGVESGNQQVLDSVKKGTTLEQTKQAVQWAKEAGLEVTGHCILGLPGETEQTINQTINWTIDLDLDFAQYYCAVPFPGSELYTFSLEQNWITTTDWTRFEQNFSVLDLPEIKAAKIMELRKDAFKKFYLRKKLFLKTLKRIKSFNQLKTFIRMIKDFLTWI; encoded by the coding sequence ATGGTATATATTAACAATATGAAGGTATTTTTGATTAATCCACCTGCCGCTAATGGAGTAAAGGTTGTTCGTGAAGGGCGATGTATGCAACGACAGGGTGCCTGGACTTCTACCTGGTCACCAATTACCTTAGCCATCTGTGCCAGTGTTTTAGAAAAGGAAAATATTCAGGTTAGACTTATTGATTGTATTATTAAAAATATCGATTCCAATTCCTTAAAGACCCAAATTGCTGATTTTAAACCTGACCTTATCATCTTAAATACCTCTACCCCATCAATCAAAAGTGATTTAGAGGTAGCTAAATTGGCTAAAACGGTAGTTCCATCGGTAAAAATAGCCGCTTTAGGAATTCATGTGAGTATTCTTCCAGAGGAATGTCTGATGCGTTTTTCAGACCTTGATTATTGTATTCGTCGGGAGCCAGAATTTATCGTTAGAGATTTAAGTTTAGCCTTACGCGATTCAAGAGAAATAAAAGATATTCTGGGACTTTCTTATCGTTTAAATGGTAAAATTATTCATACCCCGGATAGGGAATTTATTTCAAATTTAGACGAATTGCCTTTTCCTGCCTGGCATTTGATAGACCCACAGGATTATCGTATGCCATTTAAAGATGAGCCTTTTCTACTTGTGGCTACCTCACGGGGTTGTCCTTACAAATGCACTTTTTGTGCCGACAAGGCATTTTATGGGACTAAATTAAGGCTAAAATCACCTCAAAGAATAGTGGATGAATTAGAATGGATAAAACAAAGATTTGACATAGGAGAATTTCTATTTTGGAGCGAGTCATTTACCATTAATAATAAATTTGTGATGGAGGTGTGTGAAGAAATCATTTCCAGGGGATTAAAGGTTTCCTGGGTATGCAATAGTCGGGTAGATAATGTGAATTTAACCTTACTTCGGAAGATTAAAGAGGCAGGGTGCTGGATGATTGGCTATGGGGTTGAGTCGGGAAATCAACAGGTTCTGGATAGTGTGAAAAAAGGCACGACATTGGAGCAAACAAAACAGGCTGTGCAATGGGCAAAAGAAGCTGGACTTGAGGTTACAGGACATTGCATTCTCGGATTACCAGGCGAAACCGAACAAACGATTAACCAAACAATAAATTGGACGATTGATTTAGACCTTGATTTTGCCCAATATTATTGTGCCGTGCCTTTCCCTGGCTCGGAGTTATACACTTTTTCACTTGAACAAAATTGGATTACGACCACAGATTGGACTCGGTTTGAACAGAATTTTTCGGTTTTAGACCTACCAGAGATAAAAGCGGCTAAAATTATGGAGCTTAGAAAAGATGCCTTTAAAAAATTCTACCTTAGAAAAAAATTATTCCTCAAAACCCTCAAAAGAATCAAATCCTTTAATCAACTCAAGACATTTATTCGGATGATTAAAGATTTTTTGACCTGGATATAA